A stretch of DNA from Corallococcus silvisoli:
GCTCGCGGGCTCGCTGGTGCAGCTGTCCCAGGGCCAGGTGCCGCTGTCGCTGGTGCCCTACGCGCTCGTGTGGGGGCTGCTGCTCATGCCCACGTTCTTCCTGTGGACGGGCTTCATCCTGGCCGCGCGCGCGGCCACGGGCGGACGCTTCGGCACCTACGCGCTGGCCCTGGGGGCGCTGGGCCTCTCGGGCTTCTTCGCCGTGCGCCGCGACCTCACCTGGGTGACGAACTGGCCGCTGTGGGACGCGGTGCGGTGGACCGACCTGGGCCCCTTCCAGGTGGACCGCGCGGCGCTGGTGCTCAACCGCGTGGCCGCGCTGGGGCTGGCCGTCTTCTTCACCGCGCTGGCGGTGCGCCTGGACGGACGGCGCGCGCGCGACTCCGTGACGACGCTGGAGTCGCTGAAGCCGTCGGGCCTCATGCGGGGCCTGCGGCGGCTGGCGCCGTACGCGGTGGTGCCGGGGGTGGCGCTCGCGTGGCTGGGCATTCTGGTGGGGCAGGGGCACCAGGGCGCGGCGGCGAAGAAGCGCGCGAAGGAGTACTGGCAGAAGAACCTGGCGACGTGGAAGGACGCGCCGCAGCCGCTGCTGGTGGACGTGGACCTGGACGTGGACCTGGAGCCGGAGGCGGGGGCCTTCCGCATGAAGGGCACGTACGCGCTGGAGAACGCGCGGGACGTGGCGCTGGCGCGCTTCGCCCTCAGCGGAGGCGATGCCTGGACGGACGTGCGCTGGACGCTGGATGGCGCGGACGTGACGCCGGAGAACCGGGCCGGGCTGTATGTCTTCACGCCGTCCCAGCCGCTGCCTCCCGGAGCGAAGGTGTGGGTGGGCTTCCAGTACCAGGGCCACCTGCCGGACGGCGTGTCCCGCGCGGGCGGCGAGGCCAAGGAGTTCATCCTGCCGTCGGGCGTGGTGCTCACCAGCGAGGAGCCCACGTTCGCGCCGGTGGTGGGCTACCAGGAGGAGCGCGGGGTCGACCCCAAGGAGAACCGCTACGAGCCGCGCGTGTATCCGGGCGACTTCTACGAAGGCCCCACGGAGGCCGCCTGGGGCAGCAACCTGCCGTTCCCCTTCCGGATCCGCGTCAGCGGGCCGGAGGCCTACACGCTCAACTCCGTGGGCGTGCGCGAGAGCGACACGGTGACGGACGGGCGGCGCACGACGGTGTGGAAGAGCGACCACCCGGTGAGCTTCTTCAACGTCATCGCGGGGAAGTGGGCCCGCGTGGAGGGCGCGGGCACGGTGGTGTTCCACGACCCGGCCCACGTCTACAACGTGAAGGAGATGTCGCGGGGGCTGGACGCCGCGCGCAAGTACTACTCGGAATGGTTCCACCCGTTCCCGTGGAACGAGCTGAAGCTGTCGGAGTTCGCGGGCCTGGCCAACTACGCGCAGGGCTTCCCCACGAACATCACCTTCTCGGAGTCCATCGGGTTCCTCACGCGCACGACGCCGGAGTCGAACGCGGTGCTGCTCGTCACCGCGCATGAGGCCGCGCACCAGTGGTGGGGCAACCTGCTCATCCCCGGCAAGGGGCCCGGCGGCAACGTGCTGTCGGAGGGCCTGTCGCACTACTCGGCGCTGAAGCTCATTGAACAGCTCGACGGGCGGGAGGCGCGCGTGCAGAACGCTCGGCGGATGGAGGAGCGCTACGGCAAGGACCGGCGCGTGGACGGAGAGCAGCCGCTGGTGAAGCTGGACGGCTCGCGCGAGGGCGACACGGTGGTCCTCTACGAGAAGGGCGGCTGGACGTTCTGGATGTTGGAGGACCTGATGGGCCGGGACGCGATGCACGCGGGGCTCCAGGCCTTCCTCCGGAAGTACATGAACAACACCGACCATCCGGTGCTGCAGGACTTCCTCGCGGTGATGCGCCCCTTCGCGCCGTCCCCGGAGGCCTTCGACCGGTTCACCCGGCAGGCCTTCTTCGAGGTGGTGGTCCCCGAGTACCGCGTCACCGACGCGGAGGTGAAGAAGGTGGACGGAGGGTGGGTGACCACCGCGACGGTGACGAACGTGGGCACCGGCCGCATGCCCGTGCAGGTGGCGGTGATGAAGGCCGGAGAGACCGACGCGCTGCTCAGCGCCGGGGCGCGCATCGAACCTGGCGCCGGGGAAGCGGCGCGGGTGACGCTGCGCTCGGAGTTCCCGCCGGAGCAGCTGCTGGTGGATCCGGACGCCCGCGTGCTCCAGCTGCGCCGCGAGCAGGCCCAGGTCGCGCTCACCCCGCCGTGACACGCTGACACGCTGACACGCTGACACGCGCGCGCTCGCGTGTCGGCGACAGGTTGTCAGCGCGTCCGGCGCCCCGGCGGGTCCTCGCTCTCTCGGAGCAAGCTGGCACATCGATTGCGATGGGCATCCCCCCGCACGACGGACCTTGGGGGTCCGGCGGCATGACGGGGGTTCATCGCATGGTCGCAAGACAGTGGGCGCTGGCGTTGTCGCTGGCGGTGGTGTCGACGTCGGCGTTCGCGCAGGAAGGCGTCACGACGGGTTCGTTTCCCGTGGAGCGGCGCAACGTGGTGACGGTGTCCGTCCCCATCCAGGCGGGCAGCACCCGGGTGGTGCTGGCGGGGGAGCGCGTGCTGGGGGAGCGCTTCTCGCTGGAGTTGGGCCTGTTCGCGGGCTTCAACCACACGCGGCAACGCTTCGAGGAGCCATGGCCCAATGGCGCGGTGGGGAGCAACCAGACGCAGTACGAGCTGGGTCTGACGCCCGGGGTGCGCTTCTACCTGGCGGGCCGGGCGCCCCAGGGGCTGTGGTTGTCACCGCGCCTGGAGGTGACCCTGGGGCGGGCCTCCCATGGGATGCTACCGAGCACCTTGAACGGTCCCCTGCTCCCGGACCTCGACGCCAACCCCTGGTCCGTGGGGGGGATGGCGGTCCTGGGGTACAGCGTGGTGGTGGATCCCGGCTTCACGGTGCAGGCCGGCGTGGGCGTGGGGGCCGTGCGCAGCGCGAACTCCTACGACCAGGGCACGTGGCACTCCGACGGAGGCATGTCCGTGGAGCGGGCCCACGACACGACGTGGAGCTTCGCGCAGCGGCTCCTGCTCAACCTGGGCTGGGCCTTCTGACGCTCAGGGCTCGTGGGCCTGGGCGCTCACGGTCCACGGCGTGCGAGAGGTGTCCACCAGAAGCAGCTGGAGGTCCCAGCTCCCGGGCTCGGCGCCGGGCGCGTCGGTGGCGACGGCGAAGAGGCGCGTGTCCGCCACGGGCGCGAGGGAGAAGGTGGTGCGCGGCGCGCGGTTGGCCTCGTTCGTGGGCACCACGCCCAGGGTGATGGCGCCCCCGGAGGGCAGCGGCAGGCCGTCCGGCGCGGTGGCGGCGGCGAAGGGCACGTTGAGGAAGGGCGCGTCCGGCAGCACGCGGCGCCCGGAGCCCAGCGGGCCCACGTCCATGGCGGGCGTGTCCGACGCCGCGTGCACCCACCGCAGTCGCAGGTTGGCGGGGTCGTCCGCGAAGCGCTCCGTCAGGGACAGCAGCGTGAAGGGGTGCGCGGAAGGTCCGGGCGGCGTCAGGTAGCCCGCGGCGACCATCAGGTAGCGCTCGCCCGGGACCAGGGTGGGCGTGGTGATGGAGGCCACCGGCGGGGCCGCGGGCCGCGCTTCCGCGGGCGTGGCGGCGAAGAGGTCCAGCACGTAGGTGCCCGGCGCCACCTGGAGCGGCGAGGACAGCGCGCCGGAGGTCAGGTCCCTGAAGAACGGGTGGTCGCCGGCGAAGAGGTCCAGCGGCGGGGCGTCCGGTGACGCGTTCAACACATACAGCGTCGGGTTCTGCCGCAGGATGGCCAGCGTGCCGTCGCGGCCGGCGGTGAGCAGCGAGAAGCCGTCGCCCGCGCGCGCGGGTTGGGACAGGAGGCCGGTGGCGACGATGAGCGTGTCGGTGCCGGAGCCGAGGGCGGGCAGGGTGAACGACGTCATCACCGGGGCCGCGCCGCCGCCGCGGAGGCCCACCTGGAGCGCCGAGCCCGAGGGCACCACCAGCGCCGTCTCCCCCGAATCACTGAAGCGCGCGAGCGACGCCACCTCCACCGAGCCGTCATTGCCCAGGTCCACGTCCACCGTGGGCGCGTCCGTGCCCGCGTTGACGACGCGCAGGCGTGCCTGTCCTCCGTCCGCGGGCACGGGGTTGTCGCGCAGCAGCAGCAGGCGGAGCGCCGCGTCGGTGGGCGCGGGCGGGGAGCCGCCAGCGGCCACCACCGTCCAGCGCGTCCCGCCCTCCATGCCCACCCCGAGCGAGAGCAGGGGCCGCGACTCCGGCGCGGCGCCCGTGGGGCGCAGCTCGACGGTGATGGGGCCCGCGTCCCGCGTGAGGTAGGGCGTGGTGGCGCCATAGGCCACGGCGTTGGCCACGGGCGTGGGGTCTCCGGCGATGTAGACGTCCACCGCGGGCGCGCCCGGCGCGGCCTGCACGAGCCGCAGCTGCGCGCGGGTGGGCGGGACGAGCACCGGCCCGTCCTGCGTGGGAGGCGCATCCGGGGCGCCCACCGTGCCGCTCCCACACGCGAGCGCGAGCATGCCCAGCGACGTGAGCGCGACGATCCGCAGTGTCTTCCCCCGCAACCCGCCCATGTTGAAGTCCCCTTCTCCCGGCGAGCCACGGACTCGGCTCGGCACTGATGTCGTCGATCCCGGTAAGGGTGGACATCCTCCAAGGGGTGGCCACCCCCCCTTCGCGGCGGGACTGTCCGCCCGCGACGTTGTGCACTGGCGCACGTCGCAAGCCGAGGGCATCACGGGCGCGTGCGTCCTCCCCGGACGGTGGGTGTGATGGGCGGTGGGACCGGAGCGCCGCGCCTGAGTGCCTGCCCGGTCGCCGCGGCGCATCACACGCGGCGGGTGGCCGCCGGTTCACCTCGCGTCATCGCGGCCGTCGCGGGGAACCGCGCGTGGGTGCCTGGAGAGGCGACGGCGCTGGTAGGGTCGGCGCACCATGACCCTCGCGTCCCTTCCGCTCATCGTGTCCCTGCTCGCGGCCCAGACGCCCGCGCCGGCCCCGTCGAAGCCCGCTCCGGCGCCGGCCGCCGCGAAGGCGCCCTCCGCCGTCCCGGGGATCGCGCCGCTGCCCGGCCTGCCCAACCTGTGGACGAGCGGCGTGCCGCCGGTGCCCCCCGCGCTCTCCCAGCGCGTCCAGCAGTACCTGGAGTCGCGCTCCGCGCAGCTCCTGGACGTGAGCGGAGATGGCCAGCAGGTGCTCATCTCCACGCGCTTCGGGGACGTCAATCAGCTGCACTTGGTGGAGATGCCGCTGGGCGCGCGCACCCAGCTCACCTTCACGAAGGAGCCCATCAACCGGGCGCGCTTCCTGCCGGGCAACCCGCAGGTCATCTTCTATCTCCAGGACACGGGCGGCGGAGAGTTCTTCCAGGTGCTCAAGCTGGACCGGCGCACGGGGCGCTCGGAGCTGCTGACGGACGGCAAGAGCCGGCACGAGGAGCTGGTGGTGTCCCGGGACGGGCGCTGGCTCGCGTACGCGGGCACGGGGCGCAACGGCAAGGACACCGACGTGTACGTGGCGCCCACCGCGGACCCCAAGCAGGCGAAGCGCGTGACGGAGGCCGACGGAAGCTGGGCGCCGCTGGACTTCTCCGAGGACGGCTCGAAGCTGCTGGTGCGCCAGTTCCGCGCGGCGGATGACTCGGACCTGAGCGTGGTGGACCTGAAGACGAACGCGCGCACGCAGCTGACGCCCAAGGAGGGCAAGGGCAGCCTGGAGGCCGCCGTCTTCACGCAGGACGGGCAGGGCGTGTACGTGGCCACGGACCGCTACAGCGACTTCTCGCAGCTGTACCGCCTGCCGTTGACGGGCACGCCCCCGGCGTCCCCGCCGTCGCTGACGAAGGCGGTGCGCTGGAACGTGGAGCACCTGGAGCTGTCGCCGGACGGGCGCAAGCTGGCGGTGGCCGTCAACGAGGAGGGCTACGGCCGGCTGTACCTGCTGGACACGCGCACGCAGGCCCTGTCGCCGGTGGAGACGCCGCAGGGGGTCATCGCGGAGGTCCGCTTCCCGCCGAAGCGCTCGGACCGGGTGGCGTTCTCGCTCACGTCGTCGCGGGTCCCGCTGGATGTCTTCACGGTGGACCTGGGCACGAAGAAGAGCACGCGCTGGACGCGCTCGGAGGTGGGCGGGTTGGATCCCGAGACGTTCGTGGAGCCGGAGCTGGTGCGCTACCCGTCCACGGACGGCGTGAAGGTGCCGGCGCTCCTGTACCTGCCGAAGCACGTGAAGGGGAAGGTGCCCGTGGTGGTGATGTTCCACGGCGGGCCGGAAGGTCAGAGCCGGCCTGGCTTCAGCGCGCAGCTCCAGCTGATGGCGACGGAGCTGGGGATGGCGGTGCTCCTGCCCAACGTGCGCGGCTCGGAGGGGTACGGCAAGGCGTTCCGGGCGATGGACGACGGCGTGAAGCGCGAGCAGAGCCTGGCGGACATCGGGGCCACGCTGGACTTCGTCGCGTCGCGGCCGGAGCTGGACGCGTCGCGGGTGGGCATCTTCGGCGGCTCGTACGGGGGCTACATGACGCTGGCGACGGTGGCGTTCTTCCCGGACCGCGTGAAGGCGGCGGTGGACGTGGTGGGCATCTCGTCGCTGCCGTCGTTCCTCCAGAACACGCAGGCGTACCGGCGGGACCTGCGGCGCGCGGAGTACGGCGATGAGCGCGACCCGGCCGTGCGCAAGGTGCAGGAGCGCATCTCTCCGCTGGGCTCGGTGGACAGGATCCGCGCGGCGCTCTTCGTGCAGCAGGGCGCCAACGACCCGCGCGTGCCCCAGTCGGAGGCGGAGCAGATCGTCCAGGCGGTGCGCAAGAAGGGCTCGGACGTCTGGTACCTGCTGGCCACGGACGAGGGGCACGGGTTCCAGAAGAAGCCGAACCGGGACATGGCCACGACCACGGCGCTGATGTTCTTCGAGAAGCACCTGCTGAGCCCGTCCGAGGGGCAGGCAGGCGGCACTGCGGACGGGAAATAGCCTTCGGCGCGCAACGACTTCCTCCGCGACGGAGATGGCGTCACCCAGGGTCGTTACACATTGTCAGTGAAGAGGATGTGGGCCCTGGGTGGGCCCGGAGGAAGGTGTCCATGAAGCGCTTGAGCCAGTCTTTGCGTCGGGGTGT
This window harbors:
- a CDS encoding M1 family aminopeptidase; this translates as MNLSRLVLVARTEWRHQVKRPLFWVLLVLLLAMVWGVTSGNVTISAGSSEVGGKKAWVTSAFAVAQTVLLLTFLVFTFFVSVGAGMTLISDDEARVQPLLHTTPLTSAEYVWGKFLGVLGAYVLALGVMMGLLVFFHHVVPPGASAEFRGPFAAGHYAGAAMWFGLPLIVFMAGAAFAMGERTRRAVPVYFLPVGLLFLCAFFLWDWTPGWLDPRVNRFLMAVDPGGYRWLTETWIKVDRGVDFYNTQPVGLDALFVTSRFVLMGLGLGAVAWSERHFRRALRGEVSAKAPRKGQVLAAPPAQVALSHAEAPLSALRMEVRPPGFWTGLWTVARAEGRGLLSQPGLYLFLPLLMFQMVAQAVTAVGPFDTSLLLVPGRFAMRTMDQASVLVCLLLMFYVVESLERELASGFAPIHDATPVRTLSVLLGKALANSLVAGALLAAMALAGSLVQLSQGQVPLSLVPYALVWGLLLMPTFFLWTGFILAARAATGGRFGTYALALGALGLSGFFAVRRDLTWVTNWPLWDAVRWTDLGPFQVDRAALVLNRVAALGLAVFFTALAVRLDGRRARDSVTTLESLKPSGLMRGLRRLAPYAVVPGVALAWLGILVGQGHQGAAAKKRAKEYWQKNLATWKDAPQPLLVDVDLDVDLEPEAGAFRMKGTYALENARDVALARFALSGGDAWTDVRWTLDGADVTPENRAGLYVFTPSQPLPPGAKVWVGFQYQGHLPDGVSRAGGEAKEFILPSGVVLTSEEPTFAPVVGYQEERGVDPKENRYEPRVYPGDFYEGPTEAAWGSNLPFPFRIRVSGPEAYTLNSVGVRESDTVTDGRRTTVWKSDHPVSFFNVIAGKWARVEGAGTVVFHDPAHVYNVKEMSRGLDAARKYYSEWFHPFPWNELKLSEFAGLANYAQGFPTNITFSESIGFLTRTTPESNAVLLVTAHEAAHQWWGNLLIPGKGPGGNVLSEGLSHYSALKLIEQLDGREARVQNARRMEERYGKDRRVDGEQPLVKLDGSREGDTVVLYEKGGWTFWMLEDLMGRDAMHAGLQAFLRKYMNNTDHPVLQDFLAVMRPFAPSPEAFDRFTRQAFFEVVVPEYRVTDAEVKKVDGGWVTTATVTNVGTGRMPVQVAVMKAGETDALLSAGARIEPGAGEAARVTLRSEFPPEQLLVDPDARVLQLRREQAQVALTPP
- a CDS encoding DUF4397 domain-containing protein yields the protein MGGLRGKTLRIVALTSLGMLALACGSGTVGAPDAPPTQDGPVLVPPTRAQLRLVQAAPGAPAVDVYIAGDPTPVANAVAYGATTPYLTRDAGPITVELRPTGAAPESRPLLSLGVGMEGGTRWTVVAAGGSPPAPTDAALRLLLLRDNPVPADGGQARLRVVNAGTDAPTVDVDLGNDGSVEVASLARFSDSGETALVVPSGSALQVGLRGGGAAPVMTSFTLPALGSGTDTLIVATGLLSQPARAGDGFSLLTAGRDGTLAILRQNPTLYVLNASPDAPPLDLFAGDHPFFRDLTSGALSSPLQVAPGTYVLDLFAATPAEARPAAPPVASITTPTLVPGERYLMVAAGYLTPPGPSAHPFTLLSLTERFADDPANLRLRWVHAASDTPAMDVGPLGSGRRVLPDAPFLNVPFAAATAPDGLPLPSGGAITLGVVPTNEANRAPRTTFSLAPVADTRLFAVATDAPGAEPGSWDLQLLLVDTSRTPWTVSAQAHEP
- a CDS encoding S9 family peptidase codes for the protein MTLASLPLIVSLLAAQTPAPAPSKPAPAPAAAKAPSAVPGIAPLPGLPNLWTSGVPPVPPALSQRVQQYLESRSAQLLDVSGDGQQVLISTRFGDVNQLHLVEMPLGARTQLTFTKEPINRARFLPGNPQVIFYLQDTGGGEFFQVLKLDRRTGRSELLTDGKSRHEELVVSRDGRWLAYAGTGRNGKDTDVYVAPTADPKQAKRVTEADGSWAPLDFSEDGSKLLVRQFRAADDSDLSVVDLKTNARTQLTPKEGKGSLEAAVFTQDGQGVYVATDRYSDFSQLYRLPLTGTPPASPPSLTKAVRWNVEHLELSPDGRKLAVAVNEEGYGRLYLLDTRTQALSPVETPQGVIAEVRFPPKRSDRVAFSLTSSRVPLDVFTVDLGTKKSTRWTRSEVGGLDPETFVEPELVRYPSTDGVKVPALLYLPKHVKGKVPVVVMFHGGPEGQSRPGFSAQLQLMATELGMAVLLPNVRGSEGYGKAFRAMDDGVKREQSLADIGATLDFVASRPELDASRVGIFGGSYGGYMTLATVAFFPDRVKAAVDVVGISSLPSFLQNTQAYRRDLRRAEYGDERDPAVRKVQERISPLGSVDRIRAALFVQQGANDPRVPQSEAEQIVQAVRKKGSDVWYLLATDEGHGFQKKPNRDMATTTALMFFEKHLLSPSEGQAGGTADGK